A window from Nocardioides mesophilus encodes these proteins:
- a CDS encoding acyl-CoA dehydrogenase family protein, with the protein MSDFPMFALSEEHQAVREAVRAVCDAKVAPHAAEVDEQSTFPQQAYDALAASDFAAPHVSEEYGGAGADALATCIVIEEVARACASSSLIPAVNKLGSMPVILAGSAELKKKYLSRLAANDGMFSYCLSEPDAGSDAVSMKTRAVRDGDSWVINGVKRWITNAGVSEFYTVFAVTDPEKRSAGISAFVVERSDEGVTFGAPERKLGIKGSPTREVYLDNVRVPADRMIGEEGTGFATAMKVLDHTRVTIAAQAVGIAQGALDYALDYAKQRQQFGKKIADFQGLQFLLADMGMKVEAARQLTYAAAGRSERGDDDLTFFGAAAKCFASDTAMQVTTDAVQVLGGYGYTRDYPVERMMRDAKITQIYEGTNQVQRIVMARQLLAGIQSEL; encoded by the coding sequence ATGAGCGACTTCCCGATGTTTGCGCTGTCCGAGGAGCACCAGGCGGTCCGCGAGGCCGTGCGGGCGGTGTGCGACGCCAAGGTGGCCCCGCACGCGGCTGAGGTCGACGAGCAGAGCACCTTCCCGCAGCAGGCGTACGACGCGCTCGCCGCCTCCGACTTCGCCGCACCGCACGTGTCCGAGGAGTACGGCGGCGCCGGGGCCGACGCGCTCGCGACCTGCATCGTGATCGAGGAGGTCGCCCGCGCGTGCGCGTCCTCGTCGCTGATCCCCGCCGTGAACAAGCTGGGGTCGATGCCGGTCATCCTCGCCGGGTCCGCGGAGCTGAAGAAGAAGTACCTCAGCCGGCTCGCGGCCAACGACGGGATGTTCTCCTACTGCCTCTCCGAGCCGGACGCCGGCTCGGACGCCGTGTCGATGAAGACCCGGGCGGTCCGCGACGGCGACTCCTGGGTGATCAACGGCGTCAAGCGGTGGATCACCAACGCCGGGGTCTCGGAGTTCTACACGGTCTTCGCCGTCACCGACCCCGAGAAGCGCTCCGCCGGCATCTCGGCCTTCGTCGTGGAGCGCTCCGACGAGGGAGTGACCTTCGGCGCGCCGGAGCGCAAGCTCGGCATCAAGGGGTCGCCGACGCGCGAGGTCTACCTCGACAACGTCCGGGTCCCCGCGGACCGGATGATCGGGGAGGAGGGCACCGGCTTCGCGACCGCCATGAAGGTGCTCGACCACACCCGCGTCACCATCGCCGCACAGGCGGTGGGGATCGCCCAGGGTGCGCTGGACTACGCGCTGGACTACGCCAAGCAGCGGCAGCAGTTCGGCAAGAAGATCGCCGACTTCCAGGGCCTGCAGTTCCTGCTCGCCGACATGGGCATGAAGGTCGAGGCGGCCCGGCAGCTGACGTACGCCGCGGCCGGCCGCTCCGAGCGCGGCGACGACGACCTGACGTTCTTCGGAGCGGCCGCGAAGTGCTTCGCCTCCGACACCGCCATGCAGGTCACCACCGACGCGGTCCAGGTGCTCGGCGGCTACGGCTATACCCGCGACTACCCGGTGGAGCGGATGATGCGCGACGCCAAGATCACCCAGATCTACGAGGGCACCAACCAGGTGCAGCGGATCGTCATGGCCCGCCAGCTGCTCGCCGGGATCCAGTCGGAGTTGTGA
- a CDS encoding CoA-binding protein, translating into MASPAPPWLDPDDIRFMLEECDTWAVVGLGGDPARTAYGIARLLQQHGKRIVPIHPSAATVLGEPGYASLAEVPFPVDVVDVFRRSEAAGEFADQAVRIGARGVWFQLGVVDEAAYRRTVDAGVRMVMDTCPAMEWPRLRRERAS; encoded by the coding sequence ATGGCTTCCCCCGCGCCTCCGTGGCTCGACCCCGACGACATCCGCTTCATGCTCGAGGAGTGCGACACCTGGGCGGTGGTCGGCCTCGGCGGCGACCCCGCGCGTACGGCGTACGGCATCGCCCGGCTGCTGCAGCAGCACGGCAAGCGGATCGTGCCGATCCACCCCTCGGCCGCCACCGTGCTCGGCGAGCCCGGCTACGCCTCGCTGGCCGAGGTCCCCTTCCCTGTCGACGTGGTGGACGTGTTCCGCCGCTCCGAGGCCGCCGGGGAGTTCGCCGACCAGGCGGTCCGGATCGGCGCCCGCGGGGTGTGGTTCCAGCTCGGCGTCGTCGACGAGGCGGCCTACCGGCGCACCGTCGACGCCGGCGTACGTATGGTCATGGACACCTGCCCGGCCATGGAGTGGCCGCGCCTGCGCCGAGAAAGGGCCTCATGA